One Dama dama isolate Ldn47 chromosome 18, ASM3311817v1, whole genome shotgun sequence DNA window includes the following coding sequences:
- the LOC133072939 gene encoding olfactory receptor 6B1: MEVENQTRVTRFILVGFPGSWGMRAAVFLMFLVAYILTVAENVTIILLVQQNRPLHKPMYFFLANLSFLETWYISVTVPKLLFSFWSVSNNISFAHCMIQLYFFIALMCTECVLLAAMAYDRYVAICRPLHYPTIMSHGLCFRLALGSWTIGFGISLAKTYFISRLSFCGPNVINHFFCDISPVLNLSCTDMSTAELVDFVLALVVFLLPLTVTVLSYGCILATVVRMPTGKQKAFSTCASHLVVVTIFYSATIFMYARPRAIHAFNMNKVISIFYAIVTPALNPFIYCLRNREVKEALKKLAYCQARSD, from the coding sequence ATGGAAGTGGAGAACCAGACACGGGTCACCAGGTTCATCCTGGTGGGGTTCCCTGGGAGCTGGGGCATGCGTGCAGCAGTGTTCCTCATGTTCCTCGTGGCCTATATTCTGACAGTGGCTGAAAATGTGACCATCATCCTGTTGGTGCAGCAGAACCGGCCACTGCACaagcccatgtacttcttcctggccAACTTGTCCTTCCTGGAGACCTGGTACATCTCTGTGACGGTACCCAAGCTGCTGTTTAGTTTTTGGTCCGTGAGCAACAACATCTCCTTCGCTCACTGTATGATACAACTTTACTTCTTCATTGCACTCATGTGCACGGAGTGCGTGCTCCTGGCCGCCATGGCCTAcgaccgctacgtggccatctgccgCCCACTGCACTACCCCACCATTATGAGCCACGGGCTCTGCTTCCGCCTGGCTCTTGGCTCCTGGACCATTGGCTTTGGCATCTCCTTGGCTAAGACCTACTTCATCTCTCGCCTCAGCTTCTGCGGCCCCAATGTCATCAACCATTTCTTCTGCGACATCTCCCCGGTCCTTAACCTGTCCTGCACAGACATGTCCACAGCTGAGCTGGTGGACTTTGTCCTGGCACTGGTcgtcttcctcctccccctcactGTCACTGTCCTGTCTTATGGATGCATCCTGGCCACCGTTGTGCGCATGCCCACAGGCAAGCAGAAGGCGTTTTCTACTTGTGCCTCCCACCTCGTGGTGGTCACCATCTTCTACTCAGCGACGATTTTCATGTATGCCCGGCCCCGAGCCATTCACGCCTTCAACATGAACAAAGTCATTTCCATCTTCTATGCCATTGTCACCCCTGCCCTCAACCCTTTCATTTATTGTCTAAGGAACCGAGAGGTCAAAGAGGCGCTGAAGAAACTGGCTTATTGCCAGGCCAGATCTGACTAG